In Corallococcus caeni, the following are encoded in one genomic region:
- a CDS encoding nuclear transport factor 2 family protein — protein sequence MHPHSQLITDFYSAFQRRDADGMAACYHPDVEFNDAVFQNLRYAGVTSMWRMLLERGKDLELVFSQVQADDRTGSAHWDARYTFSQTGRKVLNRIDATFEFKDGKILRHTDRFPFWTWSRQALGPVGWALGWTPLLHNKVRSQGAAGLRKYMKERGIEGA from the coding sequence ATGCACCCGCACTCCCAGCTCATCACCGACTTCTATTCGGCCTTCCAGCGGCGCGACGCGGACGGAATGGCCGCCTGCTACCACCCCGACGTGGAGTTCAACGACGCCGTGTTCCAGAACCTGCGCTACGCGGGCGTCACCTCCATGTGGCGCATGCTGCTGGAGCGCGGCAAGGACCTGGAGCTCGTCTTCAGCCAGGTCCAGGCCGATGACCGCACCGGCAGCGCCCACTGGGATGCGCGCTACACCTTCAGCCAGACGGGCCGGAAGGTGCTCAACCGCATCGACGCGACCTTCGAGTTCAAGGACGGGAAGATCCTCCGCCACACGGACCGGTTCCCCTTCTGGACCTGGTCGCGGCAGGCGCTGGGGCCCGTGGGCTGGGCGCTCGGGTGGACGCCGCTCTTGCACAACAAGGTGCGCTCCCAGGGCGCCGCGGGGCTGCGCAAGTACATGAAGGAGCGCGGCATCGAGGGGGCTTGA